Genomic segment of Apium graveolens cultivar Ventura chromosome 7, ASM990537v1, whole genome shotgun sequence:
GATTTACAAGTCAAGCTAGGGTTCAAAGGGGATTTGTTCGTCCACTTCGGGTTAAAGTCCTTCTCTCTTGTTCTTTCGCTCCCCTCTTTCCAACGCTCTGTAAAATTCTCTTTTTTATATATCTGTCTCACACAAACCTCTCTATAAATCTGTCTCTCTCCCCGGTAAATTTTCTTGGTCAAATTTGGTAAGGGCTcttaaaattagggttttttgTTTTCAGGTAAATTACTCGATTTCTTCGCTTAAACTTTAACTAATTGATGTTGTAAAACTTAATTGTTGTTTGGATTCATATTTAGTAATTTTTAGGTTTGATTTGGTTTCTTGTTTTGACAATTTTGCAGGTGAGGATTTAGTTGGTTGAGGGATCTGGTGCTAGTAGGACCAGGGAAATTCTTAAGAATGAAGGATTTGGTGCCTTTTACAAGGTTCTGTTGCTGTTTTCGATTTGTTTAAATTATTTACACTAGCGAGAATTGTATACGGTTTAGACTTTAACAACTTAATTTTGAAGGGAATGAGATGCAAACCCTACATAAATTATGATATCATAAATTTCCACCCTTGACATTAGTAAAATTTATGAATCTGGTcgtattaaaaaaattaatttatttgtaATAGTTATAAAAATTATAACTATTGACTCAATCTTGCGTATTAAGGATATTATCTTAATGTGATTATTTAACTACCTTGCTGGTGTGCAACATTCTACAATAGGTTTATTGGAAGCATACCTATTCAGCTTCGATATTTGAGGAAGCATACCAATAATAGGTTTTCGATTTGTTTACTATATCTTGTTGTTTCATTTATACTTCACAGTTGACTGTCAATATTTCATGTTCCTTACTTAACTACATATGATCATTCTGGGAAGTTTATAATATCTTATTTTTTATGAAAGGTCTATATTTGATGTTCcttacaactacatccttttaaGAAGTAATTATAAAATAGTGATGAAGTAATATTTGTTCCCGAGCAGAATGGACCAAATTTTGCCTGTAAATTGTGGTGGTAGGAATACAACTGCTACTATCCATTCTGATCTGCGACATTCAGGTACTCTAGTTCCATTAATACTGTGGATATAAATTAAATTATTGTTATATTTTTACTCATTTGGGTGATTGATTTTTTATCTTCTCCAGGAAATGAGACAAAGGTAGGCAACCACTCTTACACTGGAGATGAAAATTATTCAAGTATGCAGGATTGGAATGTGGAATTTAAGGATGCTAGGTCGGCAGCGCAGGCAGCAACACAATTACACATACTATTTTCAAGAGGAGACTTATACAGTCGTATCATTTTTATACTAAAATTGCTTTTAATTAGTAATTCTTGTTACAGTTTTGCAAATGACACTCGTCGCAACACAAACATAATATACACATACTTGATACTCCTATCCTATGTTATTACATTAATTGTCTGTGTGGGCCCGTATTTGAGTTGCTGTTAGTGATAAATACGCCTGGAAACTCATCAGCCTGGAAACTCATCATCATTCTCCTCTTACCTTTTTTCTCATTTTTTTTCCCTTTTATTCTCTTTTCTTCTCCACCATCTTTCCCTATTTTCTCTTCATTTTTCaactcaattttttttaaatctctACCACTTTATTTTCATTTTGTGTGCTTATCTTGTTTTGTTTCATCACTTCCAGGTACTAATTCTTCCTACTTTATTTTAATCCGTAGGTTCTTAGTTAAATCACTTAATTTTTACTTTTTTTAAAATTATGTGTTtcaaaagtgattaattattatTGATTGTTTATTTTTAATCATGATACATAATTGTTGTGATTCGATGTTAATGTATTGAGTAAGTGCTGCATTCTGTGCATTTGGTTAGTTGAATTGCCTGATTTAGACTATAGTTTAGTTTTTTTGTAATGGATCCATGGGAATTTTTGAGGAAGTGAGGATGTATTACGTGGCATTGCTTAGGGAGTAGAGTGAAATGTGTTATGTGTTCGATTTATTTGTAGTGTTTATGTATGCGATCCGTGTTGTATTTTAGTGCCTGGTTGAGTATTTGTAAGTGTTTTGCCTAGTATAATTGTGTCCTTTGTAATGCCTAAGCATAGTTGCTTACTAAAAATGAAACAGACATAGTTGTTGGCCCGCAAGACGTGCAGAAGATATCTGACACGGTCTTATGTGTTTCATAATTTAGGGATGGATTTGTATATGCAGTGAATAAATGGAGAATATTATACATAATTAAGTTATCCGGTAACATCAGAATTTGGATATCATTACATGAACCGTTACCTACTTTTTAGTTGCTTATTTGTAAGTATTAGCCTAATTTGTAAGTATTACAGATTTATCCTCTGGATGAACTCCTTCGATGACAAGTCCGTGGCTTTTgactattttataattattttatattttataattgcTGATAAGTGTCCATGAGTTGCTTGATATTTAAAATTATGGACAGTTCTCCAAAGCTTTAAATCGTTTCCAGAGAGAGGATCCTACATTCCGTGTTGGTTTAGATGCTGAGAGTGGTCAGGTACTATTTTGTAACTTAAGTTTCTCAAATATGATTATTTTCAGGTTTTAGTTTATTTGATAGGATAACATGTAAATTAACAGACAATAATTTCTGGCATGGGAGAGCTACATTTGGATATATATGTTGAGTGCATTAGAAGGGAGTACAGGGTACTGACCTTCATTTCTTATGATCAATTATATCTTGATATTGCTGCTGGTTTGAGTATTGTCTGTTACGGTATAATTTTTGTGGAAAAACTATCATTACATGAAAACTATCTTGATATCTGTCATGATGGAATAGTATTAAGCTATTCAGAAGAACTTTTCcatacaatttaattttgttTAATGTTCAAAGGCTGAGGTGATTCTGAAGATACGGGCTGAGTTTGCCTCGAGTATCAATGCAAACACGATTGCAGTACAAATGCCACTCCCAGCGTATACAAGCAGGTAATGGTATTTTATGTTTTAGAGTCAAAATTATCTTGAAGTTATTTTTCTGATTTGTAGAAATTGTTACTTACTCCGTGTGAGATATATTTTTTTCACCTAAGATGTTACTCAATTTATACGATTTCTTTTTCCCACTTATAGTTTATGAATTTCATTTTTTGTACCTGGGAATTGTGAGTTTCTCATTTTACCGTTAAGGGGGGGGGGAATTTACAAGTATATTCATGGATGTAAAGGGTTCTGTCCGGATAATTTTGTACCAAAAAAATAAATAGAGTATTAAAAAAAATAGCAATGGAAATAATAAGTAATAGGAACTTAAATGAACCTAGGGATTGGAGAATGGAAGGGTAAAAAAATCAATTGCACAAGTAAAGCATATAGGGGATTATTTGTTGTTTGATGTATAGACATCTTTGcatctggtatcagagccttttCTCTCTTCGAGAAAATGTGGGTACTGGTCTACAGGAATATgtatatatctatactatatatatatttataaattatcaaTTAGTGTAACAAAGTTGAACAATGTTATTTCTAAATTACTTACTACCTTGGGATTTGATGGTTATGGCATTCATATGAATTTAATAATCTTCAGAGTTAGTTTTGAGTTGGAACCTAGAGCAGTAGGACAGACCACTGATTTTAAGGAGTCAAACAAGAGACTAGAATGGAATTTAAAGAAGGTAATTCTTTTAATATCTGTCCAAGTCTTTATTGCTTTCCATTATTCAATTTTCCAAGCATTTGGATATGGCTTTAGAAATCAATTTTCTTCCGCATTGGCATGCAACCTTTAATTTACTTATTGATATTTTCACTAAGCATATATTAATTTTTCTTATTGATATTTTCCTCTTATTTCTTTGAAGACATAgctaaaaatattaatttttgtttatttttatataaaatgcAGGTGAGCAACTGTGGCCATTAAAAATCAATTCGTAGGAAGCAATGCAAATGAAATCACAATGGTGGATTCTTCCCCTAGTCACATGTTGCCATACAAAAGCTAATAATTTTATGTTAACATATTGTAGTTGCCGTAACTTTAGATTTGTAATGGTTTAGTTaagtagcttgagttggttcgGGTGCAGAACATTGTGGTATGTAATAATAATTTGGTATGTAATAATAATTTGGGATTGTTCCATTTTCAGTAGCAACATTTTCATTTTTCTCTGTTTAAGTCTTATAACAGGCTGTTAAATTGTTACAATAACCTATATACAAATGTTACAGTAGCTTTTTAAAGTGCTTACATTAGCTACTAAAGTGTTACCATAGTACTAAAAATATACCAGAAAAAATGGGACCCATATGCCAGAACACCACCGTGGGACCCACATGCCACATCACCACTGTGGGACCAAATGCCACGTCACTGCAGGGGGGCCACATGCCACATCACTGCAGGGGTCCCAGAGGCCATGTCACCGCTGTGGGTACCCTAAAGTATCAGCGAAAAAAACTAACATAAATTTTATGTTACCTTCGGTTGTTTTTGGCCTAAGGTAACATTTTAGGGGCcctattgtaacatttttttgggTTACAGAAGGCTGTTTTTGGTGTAGTGAAATCTTTACTGCTACCGATAAAATTATCTGATAAAATGATCTAAGTCTATAAAGAATTGAATAACAACTCATGAGCAACAGTCTATGAAAGTGTTCATATATAACTTAATCCTTATCAGAAATTTTATCACACCATGAAACCTAGTCACAAGATTGATTATCAGTATTTATTGGTTTCAACTAAACACTAATATATCAATGATCAATTTCATCAGTATTTATCAGTTTTGAAATAACTAATAAATCTTGATAAATGATTATTGCTATAGATGAAAATGTTACAGCTTACTTTTAAAACACAGAGTTTGTGAGGACTCTGCATCTTTGAAGTCTTATTGTATAATCTACTCATAGCCATTGATGAATAAGAACTAGCAGTTGGACTCCAAGTGTTCATTTTGACTGTCAATGGCTAACGTTATCCATTGATGATGTTATATCAGACTAAATCAAACTCATAACTTTTCTATCTGGCATTGGATATCGGATAGGAATCTTATTTGAACACTTGGCTACCGATCAACATGTAACACGATTTCATCCATTGATATACATATAAATCATCAAAAGTCGTGACATGTAAAATCTTTTACAACAAACACCGGATAATGTGGTATGACTACTAAACAAATGAGCATAAGCTGATCTTGAAAATACAGAAACATCAAACCGATTGAAGAATAGGTTTTTTTAAACTCTATAGCATACAATCTGGCTACTTAAAGCATATATCTAACAAATATTAAAGAGAGTTTTGGCATACCTACCTTGCTTACCAACTTTGTGAAAGTGGATTCTGCTTGGTAGAGATATCTGCTTGTGTTGATGTGCTCGATTCTTTTACTCTTGAACTGAAGATTTAGTTATGCAAAAGCTCTTGTGTTGTCACAGTAGCATGAAGTTCATTCCAACTACAAGTCATAGTCAATAAATTGACTTTTTGTCTATGTGTTTTATGAACATCATCATCCAGCTTCAGTGTCTACATCCTCGGCAGTAGAGATTGACACTTATCTTAGCTTCTTTGCAAATTCAAGAGTTTAGTCCGACTTCTAGATGGTGACATCTCCTTGTAGATTATATCATGTCATCTTTGTAAGCTGAACAGTTTGCATCTAGACAACCTGTTAGATCAAACTAAAAGTCTCTAGGTTATAAATTTCTGAGAATTGATGTTATTTTGAGATATCTGAATAGTTACTTTAAAGTTTCTGAGTAAGAATATAATGAAGAAAAACTAAGAAGAAAGCACAAAACTTGTGATAAATATAATATTTGATCTACTGTGAGTTTAAATATAATGAGAACCAGCTTAGCTCTTGCATCTTGAAATGATTACACAAGCATTCATTTCATATAGATCAAGAATTGACATGAGTGATTTTTCAGATATAATCAGTTAAGTCAAACATCTAAAgaagaacatgcataatcagtGTTTGACTTATAAGGAATTCACCACTCTCTTTATTTTCTGAGCATCAAGAAAAATAAGTGAATTCACTCATCAAGatcattttatatttaattttaacaTTGATTTTGATACACCTTTTTCAAAATtagaattaataattatattattcACACAAAAATGTACAATTATTCTAGAGAAATGTGTATTTTTAAAAGAAAAGCACTACATGTTCTAGTTTGATGTATTTTGAATTTGACATGAGCTGAACAAACATGAAAGATCTTGATTGCTTCTGTCATAGCTACTAGTAAAAATATCATTGTCAATCTTTACTTTCTGCAGATAATCTTCATCTAGATTGGATTGGCTCCTTGaaattatgccattttcatcctcCTTGATTCTGAGTTCCCAATtgttttctttgactgcattttCTTCTGCTTTAGGCACCAGCTCATTGACTTTGTTTATGTCAAGTTGGTTTGACACTAGTTGATTGAATGCAAACCAAGTTGATTCCAGAAGAAGTTCCTTCACTCTTTTGGGTTCTTTCTGAATAGAAAGTTATTGTACAAGCATTCCTCTATGGTGATTCCTCTGGTTCCTTCCTTGATAGATTTGTCTTTAAAATATGAGTTGCGAATATGACTCCTTGTTAGCTTTATTTGATGAGGCAAGTTTGATGTTTTCAATGAGATTTACGAGTTGCAAAGAGTGACAGTTGACATATCTTGTAACTCCATCTGAGTGAGAGATTTCAGTCTTATCAGCAGTCGATGTCACTCTACTTCCTCTATCAACTGATAGCTCATCGATGGCTAGCTCTTTTTGATTAATGGCTATCTCTTTGAGTTGATCAATGAATGTTCCATTTTTCTGTCCAACTGCTATTTCCACGTACTTTGgtttagtagtcaacatgatgAGTTCTCTGAAAACATTACATCCATCAACTTTCCAGTCATATCTTTCATTATTCATTTTGACACCATCTTCAATACTTtgatgttgtgaatatgttgtgcacttgatgattacctaaacaaaatatctaagtagattttacttagtgaaataatgtagcactcgacggataagaattatagtcccgatggataactcagtttgagtaccgacggatgagtaatttattatccatcgagtgagtagcttatataatgataagtttgtagcacagtgttgtatgcacctttgtatagaatctgtagtagcatataagtcatgttgactttaactagatatgcaaaataggttgattaattgtacataaatgatgtcttgtaattctacataagtgatatagagtcaaatggcaaaatagctaccgacggatgattaacaaagccatcgacggatgatcaaatgactttcaacagatgttcaaaatagcagtcgacggatgatcaattaagtcatcgacagatgatctgaaagtcgacggatgataatatcaagattcaaacatcagttgaacagtgaaagctgacacacagccgtcgagattggatacaaacactgtggaagcctattaactgggtaataaaggacgaaaagcagcaaagatcaagactgctagattttatatttattcagttcttttgactttgtaatcttggtaatatatataaaccaagagagtagcaaatataaaataactaagaaaactaagtgagcttagaaacaaacacagagaaatctttgtaagcactatctttagcatttcctgtgttcttagttgttctatcttgtaaaagcagctgtgagcatttctgcacacagaggtctctcgatatattaatatatatctctggtggaattgtttaaatccaccagaaagtttttaaagactcttgtttttaattactcttgttttgattcattaaagtttatattccgcattgtgctaatcaaaacagatatatctataatcgagttgaacatttttatttcaagaaaaaaaggtaaagaattccattcaaccccccttctgtaattcttgctatattgttaagggactaataattggtatcagagcaagctcttaatctacaaagagtttaaagatcaaaacaattcagcaagatgaacaagaaagatgttggagtcaagattccttttctggataaagataattaccatcattggaaggtaaagatgcatcttcatatgctttctcaagatgaggcctatgtggactgcatagaaagaggccctcatgttccaatgagagctgcaacaggaaatgaaccatcagttccaaagccaaggcatgaatggtctgatcctgatcttgaacaagtcaggaaagataaaaaggccatgaacattctgttcaatggtgttgatgcagatatgtttgataacatcatcaactgcaagactgccaaggaagtttgggacacaatacagataatctgtgatggtactgagcaagtaagagaaaataaaatgcagctcctgattcagcaatatgagcattttcgcaatgaagaaagtgagtcactcactgacatttttagtagattccaaaagctactaaatgctcttaaattgcatggaagagtctatcagactaaagactccaatctgaaatttctcagatctcttccaaaggaatggaaaccaatgacagtctcattgagaaactcacaagattataaggagtttactttggagagactgtatggcattctgaagacctatgagcttgaaatagagcaggatgaaagaatggagagaggaaagaagaaatgaggatccattgcactagttgctgaactggaaaaggagaaggaagtgaagatgaaagctgtggaatcaacttcaaaggcctgtgaaagcaagggtaaagggctagctgc
This window contains:
- the LOC141671053 gene encoding AP-4 complex subunit mu-like, giving the protein MGELHLDIYVECIRREYRAEVILKIRAEFASSINANTIAVQMPLPAYTSRVSFELEPRAVGQTTDFKESNKRLEWNLKKVSNCGH